From Halanaeroarchaeum sulfurireducens, a single genomic window includes:
- a CDS encoding mechanosensitive ion channel family protein, translating to MVQALPILRDVLPAQYALPVSQAVYFVVTFLVIVFVGRVVVRPLVNRVLNRRALDVHARRPLLKMTTAVVYFVAVAASFGFAGFSGFLQSLATIAAAGTLAIGFALQDVIKNFVAGVFIYTDRPFKIGDWIEWDGNSGIVEDISLRVTRVRTFDNELLTVPNSTLTDDVLKNPVANERLRLQFMFGISYDDDIDTATDIIIEEGEAHEGIMNEPGVTVRLAELGDSYVGLKSRFWIDDPSRSDFVKIRSEYIQTVKERFDEEGIDIPYPVRTLDGEVEIAGSPTVEHLES from the coding sequence ATGGTACAGGCACTCCCGATCCTTCGCGACGTATTGCCAGCACAGTACGCTCTTCCGGTGTCGCAAGCGGTCTACTTCGTCGTCACGTTCCTCGTTATCGTGTTCGTCGGACGCGTCGTCGTCCGTCCACTCGTCAATCGCGTATTGAATCGCCGGGCTCTCGACGTTCATGCCAGGCGGCCACTTCTCAAAATGACGACGGCAGTCGTTTACTTCGTAGCCGTTGCCGCCTCGTTCGGGTTCGCCGGCTTTTCCGGGTTCCTCCAGTCGCTTGCGACCATCGCTGCAGCCGGTACGCTCGCCATCGGATTCGCCCTGCAGGACGTCATCAAGAATTTCGTCGCGGGCGTGTTCATCTATACGGACCGGCCCTTCAAGATCGGCGACTGGATCGAATGGGACGGAAATAGCGGCATCGTCGAGGACATCAGCCTCAGGGTAACCCGCGTGCGCACCTTCGATAACGAGTTGCTCACCGTACCGAATTCGACGCTCACCGACGACGTTCTGAAAAACCCCGTCGCAAACGAGCGTCTTCGCCTGCAGTTCATGTTCGGCATCAGTTACGACGACGATATCGACACGGCGACCGATATCATCATCGAGGAAGGCGAGGCACACGAGGGGATTATGAACGAGCCCGGAGTGACGGTTCGCCTGGCCGAACTCGGGGACTCCTATGTCGGGCTCAAGTCCCGGTTCTGGATCGACGATCCCTCGCGGTCGGATTTCGTGAAGATTCGCAGCGAGTACATCCAGACGGTCAAAGAGCGCTTCGACGAGGAGGGCATCGACATTCCGTATCCGGTCCGTACGCTCGATGGCGAGGTCGAGATTGCCGGATCGCCGACAGTAGAGCACCTCGAATCGTAG